The Elusimicrobiota bacterium genomic interval GGAGCGCCGCCGAGGTCCTCAAGATCTTCGGCCACCCCATCGCACCCCGGGGAGCCCAGGCCCGCCATTTCGCTTTCGACGTGACCCCGCACCAGTTGGTCACCGCCATCGTCACGGAGCGGGGCATCGTGAGCCCGGCCAACGGGCGCAACCTCAAGCAAGTGGTAGGATAAGCCCATGCCAGAAGCCTCCCAGTTCCGAGTCCTATTCGTGACCGTGCCCGACGCCAAGCTGGCCGACGTCATCGCGGGCGGCTTGGTGGACCGTAAATTGGCGGCTTGCGTCAACATCATCCCCGGCGTCACATCCGTCTACCGGTGGGAAGACAAGATCCAGAAGGACTCCGAGGTGCTACTGCTCATCAAGACCCGGACCGGAGCCCTCGATGAAGTGACGCAGTTCATCAAGGAGAAGCACACGGCCGAGGTCCCGGAGATCATCAGCCTCCCGATCACCGAGGGCAACCCATCCTATCTGGAATGGCTCGGGGCCAATACGATCTTCACCCGCAAGGTGGAAGACACCCCGTTCCCCTATTAGTGCACGGCTTGAAGGGCGCCACCCTCATCCTCGCCTCCGCCTCCCCGCGCCGCCGCGTCCTGCTGCGGCGGCTGCGCCTGCCGTTCCGCATCCTGCCCAGCCATGTCAGCGAGGAGACCCGCGAGAAGAATCCGCGCCTCCTGGTCGTCGAACTGGCCCTGCGCAAGGCTCGCGACGTAGCCCGCCGCCATCCTGAGGCCAGGGTCCTGGGCGCAGACACCATCGTGGTCTGCCGGGGCGAGATCATCGGCAAGCCCCTGGACATGGCCGATGCTCGGCGCATCCTGGAACTCCTCAACGGCCGTTGGCAGGAGGTCTACACCGGGGTAGCCGTTGTCTGGGAGGGGGGACAGAGGTCCTTGTCCCGGGCCGTGAAGAGCCGGGTCCTGGCACGGCGCCTGAGCTCAGCGCAGCTCTCGCGTCTGGCGGGCAAGCATCACGACAAGGCCGGCGCCTACGCGGTGCAGGACCAGGACGATCCGTTCATCGAACGCATCGAAGGCGACTACGGCAACGTGGTGGGGTTGCCTCTCGACGCAACCCGCAGACTGTTGGAGAGGTCCGGCGCCTACGCCGACTTGCCCTTGGCCAGAGGCAGGCTGAAGTAGAAACGGGCGCCGTGGGGAGAGGCGTCCTCGACCCCGATCGTGCCGCCGTGCCGCTGGACCGCCTTGAGGCAGAGCGCCAGCCCCAGGCCCACGTTGCCCACGTGGCGCTTCATGTCCTTCTGGAAGAACTTCTTGAAGATCTCCGGCCGCGCTTCCGGCGGGATCCCCGGGCCCCCGTCCGAGACCTCCACCCGCCCCTGACCGTCCTGGACCCGCACGGAGATGGTGATCGCGCCATGGGCCGGGGTATGCTCGACCGCGTTGTGCACCAGGTTGTCGAGCACCCGGCGCAGGAGGGCCGCGTCGCCTAGGGCCACGGCTCTGGTCCCGGCGGGGATGTCGACGACGAGTTTCTGCTTGCGGTCCGCCGTGATCAGTCCAAAATCCTTCCCGGCCACGGCGGCCATGGCCGCCAGGTCCACGGGCTGCTGCTCGCGCAGACCCTCGACCTCCTCCATGCGCGCCAGTTGCAGGACGTCATCGACCATGCGCCGCAGCCGGTCGGTGGACATGTCCAGAAGCTCTAGCGTGCGTTTGCAGCCCGCCCCCGCCTTGGACTCCGCGAGCTGCTCTTGAAGCAGAGTGACGCCGGAGCGCACCACGGTCAACGGGGTCTTGAGGTCGTGCACGAGCATCGCCGATAGCTCGCGCTTCTCCAGTTCCAGCTCGCGCCGCCGCCGCGTCTCCTCCTTGAGGATGCCCCCGAGGCGGTTGAAGGCGGCCACCAGGCGAGCGGCCTCGTCGCCCGCGTCGTCCACGCGCAGGGGCCGGAACCGCTCGGGGTCCTTGGGCAGAGCCTCGAAGCGGGGCACCAGCCGTTCGATGCGCCAGCCGAACCACGCGCCCATGAGCCAAGCCGTGATGGTGACGCCCAACAGGGCCGTCACGCCCCCCTGTACGGCGCTCGCACCGATGGCGGCTAGGCGGCTTTCCAAATCGGCGGTATGGAACCCCAACAGGACCGTACCCGGCCCGCGGGCCCCTAGCGGCACCCCCGTCTGCACGTCATAGATCCCGTCCGGGACCAGGCGGATGGGGACACCAGGATGCGGTTGGCGGGACAGCCAGCGGGGGTCATCCACGCGGCGCAGCACAGGCCGGCCCCGTCGGTCCCTCACCTCGACGGCCGCGATGCCGGCCTGCCGGATCATGGCCGCCAAGTCGCCGTCGAGCTCGTGGTAGCGGCCGGCCCGCGCCTGCGCGGAGACCAGCGCCCGCACGGCCACCAAGGTGTCATCCGCCATGTTCTCGGCTCGGGAATAGGCCTCCCGGCGGATGACGCGGACATGGTAGGTCAGCAGACCGGCCGTGATGGCCAGACCGAACAACGAGAAAACCAGAGCGAGACGGACGCTCAGCCGCATGACAATTCCAGGGACACCATACCTAATTCAGGCATAAGCATAAGACGATTTAGGAATTAAGTATGGTGTCCCACATCTTGCGCCGTTTCAAGTCTACTTCTTTTTTCCTATACTTTGCATGTGGACGCCCCTTCCAGCGCCGCGTCCTGGGCGCTGCTCTTCGCCCGGCTCTGGTTCATCCTGCGGACCTTGGCCGTTCGCGGACGGTTCCTGACGGGCAAGGCCAGCTTCGTCCGGACGCATGTGCGCCAGACCTCCAGCGCCTTGGCCGAGGTCTACGACCGCCGGGGCCATCCCCTGGGGACCCGAAGGCTCGCTCACCACAGGCTGGAGACCGACCCGCCCCGCACAGGGATGCAAGGCTGGAGCCTTTTCGCGGCGCAGGCCGGGCCGGCCGCCTTTCCCGCGCTGCCGCCCCTCGTGAGACTCGTCTGCGGCTTCTGCGGCCATCTCTACTTCATCGAGATCCGGAGCCCAGAGGCGTCCGGAGGGGATGCTCCCCCGGGGCCCGCCTCCTACAGCGCGGCTTGGTTCTCCTTCATGGATCGCTCTTGCCAGGGAGTGCCCGCGCTGGATTGTCCGCATTGCGAACAATCCAGCGCCCCGGGTGTCCAATTCCTGACCGGGGCCTGAGGGGAGAACGCATGGACGAGAGCCGACCGGTGCAGAGCCAGCCCGCGGCCCGAGAGCCCTACGGCTTGGGCCGCATGCTCGAGGACACGGTCTCCTCCCTGTTCCAGGCGGGCGACGTCTTCGCCGACCTCGCTGGGAAGCCGGCGCCGTCCTACGAGGTCATGATCCCGAATCTGCTGGTCTTCTGCGCGGCCGTCTGCGCCGCGACCCTCCTGCGCGCCTGCGTCGCCACGCCGGGCCTGCTGTACGCTTCCCCGTCCACGATGGCCATCGCGGCCGCAGGCGGATTGATCCTCGCCGTGCCCCTGAGCTTCCTGACGGCGGGAGTGCTCCATGCGTTCATGCTGCTCTCGGGAGGAGAAGGGGATTACCAACGCAGCTATCAAGCGTCCTCCATGTTTTCCATCCTGATCGCGCTGCAGGCCCTGCTGAATTGGTTCGACTGGGTCTGGATGTTGCCGGCGCTGCTGGCGGCCTACATGGGAACCGCCGCCGCTCGGACCTTGCATCGCGCGCCGGCCCTGCGCGCCGGCGTCGTATTCTGCCTGGTGGCGGCCTTCGGCATCGTGGGGCAATGGGCGGTGCGCGAGCAGGTCTCCCGCTGGTCCCAGACCGCGCGAGCGATGCAGACTACGGCCACGGCCGTCCAGGACCTCAGCATCCAGCTCCAGCGGATGCAGCAGATGTCCGCGCCGCAGGAGCCGGGGATTGGCGGGACCGGCCGCGGGGCTCCGGAGGCGCTGGGAACGGGGCCGGGGCCGGCGGCGCCGCAGAACTCCCCTCAACCGATTGGGCTGTCCAGCCTGGAACTTCTCTCCCCGCCCCAGGGCGACAACCAGTCGGACCTCCCGGCCCAGCTCCAGGCCCAGGCTCAAGCCCAGACTAGAACGATCCAGCAGACCACCACGGATCTTCTGGCCCCAATAATGGGCATGCTGAAGAACCCGGCTTTGACCAGGGGCATGCCGCCGGAGCAGGCCAAGCAGATCGGCGCTATCACCGACATGCTGGTCCAGATGCAGAAGGACATGGCTGGAGGAAAGACCATCACCCCCGAAGAGCGCTCGGCCATGATGGCCCGGTTCCAGGGCACCATGATGCAGATGATGACTCAGATGCAGCAGCAGGGGCCGCTGCCGCGCAGAGGCCGAATACTTGAACCGGCCCGGAAGACCGCCAAGCCCAGCCGGACCCCTCCCGCGCCAAGACCGGACGCCGGCAACCCGACCAAGAGCGGCGCGGGCGGCCCCCAGCAGGAGCCGGCGTCTCGGGAGTCTCCGGAGAAGACTCCCGAGTGAATATGGCGTCAGTGAAATCCCACTGCGTGACGAAAGTCATCCATTTCTGCTACGGCCACCGGCTGCTGGAGCACCGCGGCAAGTGCCGCCACTTGCATGGTCACAACGGCGTCCTTGAGGTCACCTTGCGGCGAAGAAGGCTCGACCGGCTAGGGATGGTCGTGGACTTCGAAAGGATCAAGTCCGCCGTGGCGGATTGGGTCAAAGCCAACTTGGATCACAAGATGCTGCTGAACTCCCGCGATCCGCTGGTCCGGGCCCTGCGCGCGCTGGGCGAGCCCGTGATGACCATCCGGGGCAATCCCACGGCGGAGAACATCGCGCGCCTCGTCTACTCCCGGGCCCGCAGCCGCAAGCTCCCGGTGCTCAGCGTACGGCTCTGGGAGAGCCGCGACTCCTCGGCGCTCTATCCGGGAGCCTGAGCGGCCTCAGCCTTCGAACCAGCCCCGCCGCGCGGTCTCGGCGAGGAATGCCGCTCCCGGTTTGAGACGGCGCGCCCGATCGCAGAGGCCGAAGCGGTGGCGGTAGGTGCCCCACTCGTAGTTGTCCATGAGGGTCCAGTGCAGGTAGCCCCGCAGGTCCGCGCCCTGCGCCGCGGCCTGCGCCAGGCTCGCCAGATGCGCACGCAGGAAGCTCTCCCGGTCCGCGCCGGATTCATCGGCCACGCCGTTCTCGGTGACCCATAGGGGCTTGCCGTACTCCTTCCAGAGCTTCAGCGCCACGGCCCCCAGCCCTTCCGGGACGATCTCCCAGCCCGTCCCGCCGCGCGGCCGGTCTCCCCGTCGGCCGCCCAGGAGGCGGAACAGGGGCCGGGTCAGAGCGGCCTCGACCTCGGCGAACCCGGGCAGAGCCCCGGCCGGCAGGCCCGGCAGGCGGCCCCGCGCCACGAAGATGCGGGTGTAGTAGTTGAGTCCCAGGAAGTCCAGACAGTCCTTGGTGCCGTCTAAGAAGTCGCGGTGCATGAATCGGTCCCAGCGCTCGACCGCCGCCTCGTCGCCCGGCCGGGCCGGCTCCAAGGCGCTGACATGGTGGGCCACTCCGACCCGGGCCTCCGGGCACAGCCGATGGATGAGGCGGTAGCATTCATTATGCGTCCTCGCGAAGCTGGGCACCAGCAACGGCGTGAACTCACGCTCCGGCCGCCAGATCATGCGCCGGCCCGGGGGGAAGTGACCCACGCCGTAGGCGAAGAGCAAGTAGACCATGGGCTCGTTAAAGACCACCCAATCCCTCACTACGCCTCCCAGCGCCGTCACCGCGCGCTCGGCAAAGCGCAGGAACCTCTGGGGCACGGCTTCGTCGAGCCAGCCGCGAGGATGCCTCTTGAGCAGCCAAGCGGGCTCGGAGAAATGGTGCAGAGTGACGATGGGCCGGATGCCGGCGCCGACCAAGCGCTGGGCCCATTGCGCATAGCGGGCCAGGGCCCCATCGTCGAAGCGGCCCGGCTCGGGCTGGACGCGGGACCATTCCAGGGAGAAACGATAGGCGGTGAGGTTGAGCTCCTGCAGGAGGCGAAAGTCCTCGGCGAAGAGCTCCCAGGAGCGCGCGGCCTCGGCCGAGCGTTCCCAGCCTCGTCTCGCCTCCCAGTCCCAAAGCGCCGAGTCCTTGTTGCCGCCCTCGTTCTGATAGGAGGAGGTGGAGGCCCCCCAAAGGAATCCTTTCGGAAATGTTATAATGGCCACGCTTTCTCCGTCTGAGAAACGCCGGACCAAGCAAATTATGGCTTATTCCAAAAAGGTTGTCATCATCGGCTCCGGGCCCTCCGCCCATACCGCGGCCATCTACGCGGCCCGCGCCAATCTCGAGCCCTTGGTCTTCGGAGGCGTGGCCATGGGCGGTCAGCTCATGATCACTTCGGACGTGGAGAATTTCCCGGGCTTCGCGGAGCCCGTGGCGGGCCCGGAGCTTATGGAGCGCATGCGCGCTCAGTGCGAGAGACTGGGAGTGCTGATCATCCCGGAGTACGTCTCCAAGGTCGACCTGAGCCGCCGCCCGTTCTCCCTGGAGACCACGGAAGGGGTCACCGCCTCCGCCGCGGCGCTCATCATCGCGACAGGAGCCAAAGCCAAGCTGCTGGGCCTGGAATCCGAAGGCAAGCTGATGGGTCACGGGGTCTCGGCCTGCGCCACCTGCGACGGATTCTTCTTCAAGGGCAAGGAGATCGCCGTGGTCGGAGGCGGAGACACCGCAGTCGAGGAAGCGACCTTCCTGACCAGGTTCGCCACCAAGGTGACGGTGATCCATCGCCGCAACGCCCTGCGCGCCTCGGCGGTGATGATCCAGCGCGCCGAGCGCAACCCGAAGATCGCGTTCCTCTGGGACTCGGTGGTGACCGAGGTCTTGGGCCAGGATTCGGTCACGGGCGTGCGAGTCCGCAACGTGAAGACCGACTCGGTCAGAGAATTCGCCTGCCAGGGCCTGTTCGTGGCCATCGGGCACTCCCCGACCACGGACTTCCTGAGCGGACAACTCAAGACGGACGAGAACGGCTACATCGTGACCGACGGCCGGACCCGCACCTCGGTGGAGGGGGTCTTCGCCGCGGGCGACGTCATGGATTCCCGCTACCGGCAGGCGGTCACGGCCGCGGGCACGGGCTGCATGGCGGCCTTGGAAGCCGAGCGCTTCCTGGCGCAACATGAATGAAGCAGCCCGCAAGCCTCTGCCGTCCTGGCTGAAGGTCTCGGTCCCCTCCGGGGAGAAGGTCGCGCGCATCCGCAAGACCTGCGCCGAGCGCGGCCTCCATACCGTATGCGCCAGCGCCCGCTGTCCGAACCTGGGCGAGTGCTGGGGCGCGGGCACCGCGACTTTCATGATCCTGGGCGGCCATTGCACGCGCGGCTGCCGCTTTTGCTCCGTGCCTTCGGCCGCGCGGCCTGAAGCGCCCAAGCCGAGCGAGCCCGAACTGCTGGCCCAGACCGTGGCCGAGCTGGGGCTGCGCTACGTGGTCTTGACCACGGTCTGCCGCGACGATCTGCCGGACCAGGGCGCTGGGCACATCGCGGCCTGCATCCAGGCGGTCAAAGAGCGGGTGCCCGAAATCCGCGTCGAGATCCTCCTGCAGGATTTCACAGGACAGGAGGCGGCCTTGCGCAAGGTCGTCGCCTCGGTCCCGGACGTGGTCGGGCACAACATCGAGACCGTGGAGCGCCTCACGCCTTCGGTGCGCGACGGGCGCTGCTCCTATCGGCTTTCCCTGCAGACGCTCTCGGCCTTGCGCAAGCTGGCGCCCAAGACGCCCCTGAAGTCCTCGCTCATGCTGGGCCTGGGCGAGGCGGACGAGGAAATCCTGGCCGCCTTGCGCGACCTGCGCGGCGTGGACGTGGACCTGGTCACCATCGGGCAGTACCTCCGGCCCACGGGCATGGGCCGGAATCTTCCGGTGGAGCGCTATGTGGCGCCCGGAGAATTCGCGCGCTGGGCCGAGCGCGCCAAGGAGCTGGGCTTCAAGCACGCATCCTGCGGCCCGTTCGTGCGCAGTTCCTATCACGCGGCGGAGGCCTTTACGGCCAGCCTGCTCAGCGGTAGAATTAGTTAGGAGACCTCTTTATGGCCATGGACACGGAAGTGCTGGTGATCGGCGCGGGACCGGGCGGCTACGTGGCCGCCCTGAAGCTGGGCAAGCTGGGCAAGAAGACCCTGCTGGTGGAAAAGGACCGTCTGGGGGGAGTGTGCCTTAACTGCGGCTGCATCCCATCCAAAGCCATGATCCACATCGCGGGCCAGGTGCACAAGCTGCGCAAGGCCAAGGCCCAGGGTCTGGAAGCTCCGGACCTGCGCCTGACCTGGTCCAAGGTGGTGGACTGGAAGGACCTGATGGGGACAGGCCTGAACCGCGGCATCGCCGCTTTGGAGAAGGGCAACGCTGTGACGGTGCTGGCCGGCACGGCGCGCCTGACCGGCGCCCATCAGGCCGAGGTGGCGACGTCGACCGGGAAGGAGACCGTGTCCTTCCAGCAGGCCATCGTGGTGACGGGCTCGCGTCCGATCTCGATACCAGGCTTCGATTTCGACGCGGACAGGATCTTGAGCTCGAGCGATGCTTTGGCATTGCGCGAGGTCCCGGGGCGGCTCTTGGTCATCGGCGGAGGCATCATCGGGCTGGAGTTGGGCACGGTGTTCGCCAAGCTGGGCTCGCAGGTTACCGTGGTGGAGTTCCTGCCCCAGGTGCTCACGGGAGTGGAGGCGGACCTGGCCGCGCCGGTGACGCGGGGCCTGCAGAGGATGGGGGTCACGGTCTGGACGAGCTCCAAAGCCAGGAGCTTCAAGACCGCGGCGGGCGGGCTGGAGGTCTCGATCGAGACTCCTGAAGGCGACAAGATGGTGGAGACGGACAAGGTCTTGGTCTGCGTGGGCCGGGCGGTCAACAGCAAAGACCTGGGCCTGGAGGCTTTGGGGATCGTCTGCGACCCGAAGGGGCACATCATCGTCAACCAGAACTATCAGACGAAGCAGCCGCACATCTACGCTGTGGGCGATGTGATCGGTCCTCCTTACCTGGCTCACAAGGCCTCTCGCGAAGGGGTGCTCGCAGCGCTGCACATCTCGGGCAAGCCTGTAGAGCCGCGGGGCGCCATCCCGGCGGCCATCTTCACGGATCCCGAGATCGCGGCGGTGGGGGAGACAGAGACCGAAGCGCGGGCTCGCGGGGCCGAGGTGATCACCGGACGCTTCCCGTTCTCGGCTCTGGGCAAGGCCCAGGCGATGCGCGAGACCGAAGGCTTCGTGAAGATCGTGGCGGACAAGTCCTCGCACAAGGTGCTGGGCGGGGCGATCGTGGGGCCGGAGGCCGCGGATCTCATCGGCGAGTTGTGCTTGGCCGTGAAGGTGGGTGCGACCTTGGAGGACCTGGGTTCCACCGTGCATCCGCATCCGACCCTGAGCGAGGCGATCTCCGAGGCCGCCGAGGCCTGTCTGGGCCAGGCCTTGCACATCCTGACTCCGAGCCGAGTGTAGGATGCTGGTCCGTCACCTTGGGCTGAAGCCGTATTCAGAGGTGATGGGCAAGCAGTTCACATTGCTGCGGCGCCGGGCCTTGGGAGAGGCTCCTGACACCCTCCTGCTGGCCGAGCATCCGCCCCTCTACACCCGCGGCGTGGCGTGCCGGCAGAGACCCGCCCACAAGCTGCCGTATCCTCTGCGCACGGTGGACCGAGAGGGGGGGCTTTTCTACCACGGTCCGGGTCAGCTGGCGGGGTATCCGGTCTTCGACCTGCGGCAGCGTGGTCTGACTCTGGCAGCCTATCGTCGCTCGCTAGAGGGCGTGATCATGGAGGCGCTGCTGGGCCTGGGAGTGAAGGCGGTGCGCCGCAAGGGGTCTGTGGGGCTGTGGGCGCGGGGCAAGAGGCTAGTGTTCATCGGGGTGGCGGCACGGAAAGGGATCTGCTGCCATGGCTTCGCGCTCAACATCAACTGCGACCTGGCTCCGTTCCACTGCATCACGCCGCGCTCGGGGCCTGGGTGGACGTCGCTGGCCGATGTCCTGGGAAAGCCCCTGGATGAGACCTTGGTCGCCAAGGCCGTGGCTGAAGCCTTCCTACGTTACTTTTGATATGATAGGCAAAAGACATTAAGGAGGATAGAATGCAAAAGCCCACTTTGAAGCCCAAGTGCCCCAACTTCTCTTCCGGCCCCTGCGCCAAGCGCCCCGGCTGGACCGTCGACGCCCTCAAGAACGCTTTGGTCGGCCGCTCCCACCGCTCCAAGGAAGGCAAGGCCCGGCTCAAGGAAGTCTCCGACCGCATGAAGGCCGTCCTAGGCCTGCCCGCGGACTACCGCATCGGCGTGGTGGCCGGCTCCGATACCGGTGCCGTCGAACTCGCCCTATGGACCCTCCTGGGGCCCAGGCCCGTTGACATCTTCGGCTGGGAGTCCTTCGGCAAAGGCTGGATCACGGACGTGGTCAAGTACCTCAAGCTGCCCAACGTGCGCGAGTTCAAGGCCGACTACGGCAAGATCCCCGACCTCACCAAGGCCGACCCCAAGCACGACATCGTCTTCACATCCAACGGCACCACCTCCGGAGTCAAGGTCCCCAACCTCGACTGGATATCCAAGGACCGCGAGGGCCTGACCATCTGCGACGCCACCTCCGGCATCTTCGCCATGGAGCTCGACTTCACCAAGCTCGACGTCGTGACCTTCTCCTGGCAGAAGGTCCTCGGCGGAGAGGCCGGCCACGGCGTCCTCATCCTCTCGCCCCGCGCCGTCAAGCGCATGGAGGAGAACGACCCCAAGGTCTCCTGGCCTCTGCCCAAGATCTTCCGCCTGGTCGCGGAAGGCAAGCTCAAGCCCGGCGAGCTGGAGTACAACACGGTCAACACCCCCTCCATGCTCTGCGTGGAGGACGCCATAGACGCCCTCAAGTGGGCCGAGTCCATCGGCGGCTGCAAGGCTCTGGTCGCCCGCTCCAACGCCAACCTCGCCGCCCTCGAGAAATGGGTGGAGAAGGCCGGCTGGATCTCCTTCCTCGCCGAGTCCAAGGCCATCCGCTCCAACACCTCCGTCTGCTTCAAGATCACGGCGGACTGGTTCACCAAGCTTCCCGACGAGGAGAAGGCCAAGGCCGCCAAGAAGATCACGGGGATGCTCGACAAGGAGGGCGTCGCCCACGACATCAACTCTTATGGGAAGGCCCCTGCTGGCATCCGCATCTGGTGCGGCGCCACCGTGGAGACCTCGGACGTCGAAGCCCTCACCCACTGGCTGGATTGGGCTTATGAATCCGTCTCACAGGAATACGCCAAGGAGACAGTGAAATGATGAAAGTCCTCATCGCCGACAAAGCCGATTCCATCTGCGAAAAGGTCCTGAAGGAAAGGGGCCTGCAGCCGGTCGTCAAGAACGGCATGAAGCCCGAGGAGCTCAAAGCCTGCATCGGCGAGTACGAGGCCATCATCGTGCGCTCCG includes:
- a CDS encoding divalent-cation tolerance protein CutA, which translates into the protein MPEASQFRVLFVTVPDAKLADVIAGGLVDRKLAACVNIIPGVTSVYRWEDKIQKDSEVLLLIKTRTGALDEVTQFIKEKHTAEVPEIISLPITEGNPSYLEWLGANTIFTRKVEDTPFPY
- a CDS encoding Maf family protein, translating into MHGLKGATLILASASPRRRVLLRRLRLPFRILPSHVSEETREKNPRLLVVELALRKARDVARRHPEARVLGADTIVVCRGEIIGKPLDMADARRILELLNGRWQEVYTGVAVVWEGGQRSLSRAVKSRVLARRLSSAQLSRLAGKHHDKAGAYAVQDQDDPFIERIEGDYGNVVGLPLDATRRLLERSGAYADLPLARGRLK
- a CDS encoding HAMP domain-containing sensor histidine kinase, producing the protein MRLSVRLALVFSLFGLAITAGLLTYHVRVIRREAYSRAENMADDTLVAVRALVSAQARAGRYHELDGDLAAMIRQAGIAAVEVRDRRGRPVLRRVDDPRWLSRQPHPGVPIRLVPDGIYDVQTGVPLGARGPGTVLLGFHTADLESRLAAIGASAVQGGVTALLGVTITAWLMGAWFGWRIERLVPRFEALPKDPERFRPLRVDDAGDEAARLVAAFNRLGGILKEETRRRRELELEKRELSAMLVHDLKTPLTVVRSGVTLLQEQLAESKAGAGCKRTLELLDMSTDRLRRMVDDVLQLARMEEVEGLREQQPVDLAAMAAVAGKDFGLITADRKQKLVVDIPAGTRAVALGDAALLRRVLDNLVHNAVEHTPAHGAITISVRVQDGQGRVEVSDGGPGIPPEARPEIFKKFFQKDMKRHVGNVGLGLALCLKAVQRHGGTIGVEDASPHGARFYFSLPLAKGKSA
- a CDS encoding Yip1 family protein, coding for MDESRPVQSQPAAREPYGLGRMLEDTVSSLFQAGDVFADLAGKPAPSYEVMIPNLLVFCAAVCAATLLRACVATPGLLYASPSTMAIAAAGGLILAVPLSFLTAGVLHAFMLLSGGEGDYQRSYQASSMFSILIALQALLNWFDWVWMLPALLAAYMGTAAARTLHRAPALRAGVVFCLVAAFGIVGQWAVREQVSRWSQTARAMQTTATAVQDLSIQLQRMQQMSAPQEPGIGGTGRGAPEALGTGPGPAAPQNSPQPIGLSSLELLSPPQGDNQSDLPAQLQAQAQAQTRTIQQTTTDLLAPIMGMLKNPALTRGMPPEQAKQIGAITDMLVQMQKDMAGGKTITPEERSAMMARFQGTMMQMMTQMQQQGPLPRRGRILEPARKTAKPSRTPPAPRPDAGNPTKSGAGGPQQEPASRESPEKTPE
- a CDS encoding 6-carboxytetrahydropterin synthase; this encodes MKSHCVTKVIHFCYGHRLLEHRGKCRHLHGHNGVLEVTLRRRRLDRLGMVVDFERIKSAVADWVKANLDHKMLLNSRDPLVRALRALGEPVMTIRGNPTAENIARLVYSRARSRKLPVLSVRLWESRDSSALYPGA
- a CDS encoding family 1 glycosylhydrolase, with product MAIITFPKGFLWGASTSSYQNEGGNKDSALWDWEARRGWERSAEAARSWELFAEDFRLLQELNLTAYRFSLEWSRVQPEPGRFDDGALARYAQWAQRLVGAGIRPIVTLHHFSEPAWLLKRHPRGWLDEAVPQRFLRFAERAVTALGGVVRDWVVFNEPMVYLLFAYGVGHFPPGRRMIWRPEREFTPLLVPSFARTHNECYRLIHRLCPEARVGVAHHVSALEPARPGDEAAVERWDRFMHRDFLDGTKDCLDFLGLNYYTRIFVARGRLPGLPAGALPGFAEVEAALTRPLFRLLGGRRGDRPRGGTGWEIVPEGLGAVALKLWKEYGKPLWVTENGVADESGADRESFLRAHLASLAQAAAQGADLRGYLHWTLMDNYEWGTYRHRFGLCDRARRLKPGAAFLAETARRGWFEG
- the trxB gene encoding thioredoxin-disulfide reductase, translating into MAYSKKVVIIGSGPSAHTAAIYAARANLEPLVFGGVAMGGQLMITSDVENFPGFAEPVAGPELMERMRAQCERLGVLIIPEYVSKVDLSRRPFSLETTEGVTASAAALIIATGAKAKLLGLESEGKLMGHGVSACATCDGFFFKGKEIAVVGGGDTAVEEATFLTRFATKVTVIHRRNALRASAVMIQRAERNPKIAFLWDSVVTEVLGQDSVTGVRVRNVKTDSVREFACQGLFVAIGHSPTTDFLSGQLKTDENGYIVTDGRTRTSVEGVFAAGDVMDSRYRQAVTAAGTGCMAALEAERFLAQHE
- the lipA gene encoding lipoyl synthase — encoded protein: MNEAARKPLPSWLKVSVPSGEKVARIRKTCAERGLHTVCASARCPNLGECWGAGTATFMILGGHCTRGCRFCSVPSAARPEAPKPSEPELLAQTVAELGLRYVVLTTVCRDDLPDQGAGHIAACIQAVKERVPEIRVEILLQDFTGQEAALRKVVASVPDVVGHNIETVERLTPSVRDGRCSYRLSLQTLSALRKLAPKTPLKSSLMLGLGEADEEILAALRDLRGVDVDLVTIGQYLRPTGMGRNLPVERYVAPGEFARWAERAKELGFKHASCGPFVRSSYHAAEAFTASLLSGRIS
- the lpdA gene encoding dihydrolipoyl dehydrogenase, whose product is MDTEVLVIGAGPGGYVAALKLGKLGKKTLLVEKDRLGGVCLNCGCIPSKAMIHIAGQVHKLRKAKAQGLEAPDLRLTWSKVVDWKDLMGTGLNRGIAALEKGNAVTVLAGTARLTGAHQAEVATSTGKETVSFQQAIVVTGSRPISIPGFDFDADRILSSSDALALREVPGRLLVIGGGIIGLELGTVFAKLGSQVTVVEFLPQVLTGVEADLAAPVTRGLQRMGVTVWTSSKARSFKTAAGGLEVSIETPEGDKMVETDKVLVCVGRAVNSKDLGLEALGIVCDPKGHIIVNQNYQTKQPHIYAVGDVIGPPYLAHKASREGVLAALHISGKPVEPRGAIPAAIFTDPEIAAVGETETEARARGAEVITGRFPFSALGKAQAMRETEGFVKIVADKSSHKVLGGAIVGPEAADLIGELCLAVKVGATLEDLGSTVHPHPTLSEAISEAAEACLGQALHILTPSRV
- the lipB gene encoding lipoyl(octanoyl) transferase LipB, whose protein sequence is MGKQFTLLRRRALGEAPDTLLLAEHPPLYTRGVACRQRPAHKLPYPLRTVDREGGLFYHGPGQLAGYPVFDLRQRGLTLAAYRRSLEGVIMEALLGLGVKAVRRKGSVGLWARGKRLVFIGVAARKGICCHGFALNINCDLAPFHCITPRSGPGWTSLADVLGKPLDETLVAKAVAEAFLRYF
- a CDS encoding phosphoserine transaminase; the protein is MQKPTLKPKCPNFSSGPCAKRPGWTVDALKNALVGRSHRSKEGKARLKEVSDRMKAVLGLPADYRIGVVAGSDTGAVELALWTLLGPRPVDIFGWESFGKGWITDVVKYLKLPNVREFKADYGKIPDLTKADPKHDIVFTSNGTTSGVKVPNLDWISKDREGLTICDATSGIFAMELDFTKLDVVTFSWQKVLGGEAGHGVLILSPRAVKRMEENDPKVSWPLPKIFRLVAEGKLKPGELEYNTVNTPSMLCVEDAIDALKWAESIGGCKALVARSNANLAALEKWVEKAGWISFLAESKAIRSNTSVCFKITADWFTKLPDEEKAKAAKKITGMLDKEGVAHDINSYGKAPAGIRIWCGATVETSDVEALTHWLDWAYESVSQEYAKETVK